The following are from one region of the Gammaproteobacteria bacterium genome:
- a CDS encoding DUF882 domain-containing protein, translating to MKDTSRRQFLKLGLLVAAAGLLPFPARAALRDVMAPERALALYNTHTGESIKTVYWAEGGYIPEALASINHILRDHRNDEIKDMSPALLDLLYSVNNAVDARQPFHIVSGYRSPATNAMLAARSDGVARHSMHLDGKATDIRVPGRDLIQVRRAALMLQGGGVGYYPGSDFVHVDVGRVRQWQG from the coding sequence GGTTGCTTGTCGCGGCAGCAGGGCTGCTTCCCTTTCCAGCGCGCGCTGCACTGCGCGATGTTATGGCACCGGAACGGGCGTTGGCCTTGTATAACACCCACACCGGAGAAAGCATCAAGACTGTCTATTGGGCGGAAGGTGGTTATATCCCTGAGGCATTGGCGAGCATTAACCATATCTTGCGCGATCACCGCAATGATGAAATAAAAGACATGTCTCCCGCATTGCTGGACTTGCTTTACAGCGTCAACAATGCCGTGGATGCCCGTCAGCCCTTCCATATTGTTTCCGGTTACCGCTCGCCCGCCACCAATGCCATGCTTGCCGCGCGCAGTGATGGCGTGGCCAGACACAGCATGCATTTGGATGGGAAAGCGACGGATATCCGTGTTCCAGGCCGTGACCTGATTCAGGTACGCCGCGCCGCGCTGATGCTGCAAGGCGGAGGCGTTGGCTATTATCCCGGCTCTGATTTTGTCCACGTGGATGTGGGCAGGGTACGGCAGTGGCAGGGTTGA